GGAAGCCCTCGGCCAGGTGCTCGCCCAGCGGGCCGGACGGGCGGGCGGGGCCCGGGGGACGCGCCGGGCCGGACGGGCGGGCCGGGCCCGAGGGGCGGGCGGTCATCGCCCGGTCCCGGTCCGCCGCCGCGGCCGGGTCGGTCACGCAGATCAGGCGCCCGAGCCGCACGGACAGGTCGATCGCGTGCTGGACGTGGGCGCGGCGCTCCTGCTCGTAGCTGTCGAGGAGAGCCTCCCCGGCCCTGCCGCCCAGCACCAGGTCGAGCTTCCAGGCGAGGTTCGCCGCGTCCCGGAAGCCGGAGCACATGCCCTGCCCGGCGAACGGCGGCATCTGATGGGCCGCGTCCCCGGCCAGCAGCACCCGCCCGCGCCGCCAGTGCTCGGCGTTGCGGGCCCGGAAGGTGTAGGTGGCGTGGCGAGTGAGCGTGACGTTGTCCGGCCTCGCGGAGAACATCGACAGCAGCCGCCAGGCGTTCTCCTCGGTGCCGAACTCCGCCCGGTCCTCCCCGGGCATCCGCATGAACTCCCAGCGGCGGCGGCCCGGTCCGCAGGAGACGGCCACCCGGGGCCGGGCGGGATCGGCGATCTGGAGATTGGACGGCGGGAAGTCCTCCGGGCGGTCCGGCACCACATCGCACGCCAGCCAGTCCAGGGCGAAGCCGGAGTCGGCCCAGCCGACGCCCAGGGAGCGCCGCACGAAGCTGCCCGCACCGTCGCACCCCACCACCCAGGAGGCGGTGAAGGTCCGCCGCTCACGGCCGTGTTCTTCCTCGGCCACCAGCTCGGCGACGGAATCGGAGCCGGTCAGCTCCACGGCCCGCAGACCCCGGTGCACGCGCAGCGTGGGCAGTTCCCCGCCGCGGGCCGCGAGCGCGGCCTCCAGCCCCGGCTGGTACACGGAGGTGGAGTCCGGCCGTCCCGTCCCGTCCGAGCCGCCCAGACCGATCCGCATGAGCTGCCGCCCGGCGGCGTCGCTGACCACGTAGTCCTGCGAGGGCTCGGTGATGTCCCCGATCCGGCCGGCGACGCCGACGGCGTCGAGCGTCCGGGCGGCCTCGGCGTCGAACGCCACCGCTCGCGGCAGACTGTACGGTTCCGGATACCGCTCGACGACGACGACCCGCCACCCGTACTGGGCCAGCAGGATGGACAGCACCTGTCCCACCGGCCCGTAGCCGACGACCAGGACATCGGCCTCCGGAGCGCCGGCGCCCCGACCGCGTGACCCAGATATCCCGTTCATGCTTCTCCTGTCCTGAATACCCATGGTGTTCGGGCCGTACGCGGGCAACCGTGATAATCGAGGCCCACCGTACCGATTCATCAAAGCGACATTTGTGCCCCTTCGATCGGCTTCCCGACAGAGGCTGGTGACAAATGTCAGCGCCGCTTCGCGAGAGATTGCCAGCGCCGGAAGTGACCGAAATTATCCATGGTGCCACTTCTACCGAATGGCAGTCTTAATCAAGAAGGGAAATCAAGTCAATGAGCATGGCCATTGAGGCGATGAACGCGGACGCCCTGTTCGACTCCTTCGACATCGAGGAGCTGGACACCGTGGAGGTCGCCGACGGCGTCGCGCTGCCCGAGATGGGCGCCTCGACCGGCAACACCATGTGCTGCTCCTCGTCGTCGTCCTCCTGCTGCTGAGCTAGGGACACCAGCCGTCCGTGCGGCGGGTCTCCCGAGGCGCGGGCGGCGTCACCGAGGTGAGCGATGCTCGACAGGCGGTTGTCCGGCCGGAATTGATGACAAATATCAGCGCCGTGCCAAGGGCAATTGCGTGCCGGGTTCCGGATGGAAATCGTATGCACCGTCGGTCTCGTGGCCGGCGGGCCAGAGCTTGGAGGTACACCAAGATGAGCAAGATCCTGGAGTCCGTGGACGCGGACGCGATGTTCGACTCCTTCGACATCGAGGAGCTCGGCACCATGGAGCTCGCGGACGGCGTCGCCCTCCCCGAGATGGGCGCCTCGAAGGGCGACTTCACCTGCTGCTCCTCGTCCTCTTCCTCCTGCTGCTGAGGTAGGGACACCAGCTGTCTGCGCGACGGGTCTCCCGACGCGCAGGCAGCACCACCGAGGAGTATCGGCAGCGGAAATCGTTTCCGGCGGGACCTGCTGACAAATGTCAGCGCCCGGCCAGGAGTTATTGCGTGCCGGGTGCCGACGGGAAAGCGTATGCACCGCCGGTGTCGTGAACTGTGCCGCTCATTCCCCTTCTCCTCCTGCCGCCGGTCGGGCGGCAGACAGCACCACCCGTTCGACGAACATGCGGCAGGCGGCTGTCCGGCGGGAATCGCTGACCACGTCAGCGCCGGGTCCGCGGGGCGATCGTGTGCCGGGTACCGGTTGGAAAACACACGCACCGCCGGTCTCCTGGCCGGCGGGCCGAGAGCTTGGGGGTACACCAAGATGAGATCGACCCTGGAGACCATGGACGCGGACGCGATGTTCGACTCCTTCGACATCGAGGAGCTGAACACGATGGAGATCGCGGACGGCGTCGCGCTGCCGGAAATGGCCGCGTCGAGCCTGCCCGTCACCTGCTGTTCCTCCTCCTCGTCCTCCTGCTGCTGCTGCTGAACCCGCGGCGCAGTGCCGTCTGCGCGGCGGGTGCACCGCCCACCGCGCAGACGGCACCACCGGGTGGTCCGCCCAGCGGAGGGCGGGCCCGGCGCCCGGCCCCGAACGGATGGTCGTGACATTCCCGATTGATGTGCCCGACTCCTGGGCCGGACATGAGCACTACACACGGCGCGTGCTGTGGCGGCTGGCCCGTCAACCCGCCCTGCCCACCCTGTACTTCCGGGGCCGGTGGCTGGACGGCGCGGCGCTGGCCGACGCGGTACGCGCGACGGTGGCGGGCCTGAGGCAGGCCGGGCTGGCCCCGGGCGGCACGGTGGCGGTCCTCACCGAACCCAACCATCCCGCGATGCTGATCGGCCGCTACGCCGCTCACCTCCTGGGTGCGGGGGTCGTCCAGGTGCGCTCGGCCAACCCCCGCTCCGACGCGTTCCCGCTGCCCGCCGCCACCCAGGCGCGGATCCTCGCCGCCACCGGCACGTCCGTGATCCTCGTCGACGCCCCCCATCTGGAGCGCGCCCGCGCCCTGCTGTCGCCGACCGGGGGCGGCCCCCGCCTGCTGGGATACGGAATCGGTGCCGCCGACTGCCCCGACGCACTGTCCTTCCGGGAGCAGCCGCTGGGAGAACTCCCCGCCCATTCCCCCGACCGCCGCGCCGTGGTGGCCTTCACCAGCGGCAGCGGCGGTGCGCCGAAGAGCATCCATCAGACCTTCGGGGTCTGGGACAGCACCGTCCGGTCCGCGGCGGGCGGCGAGCCGGACGAGCGGCGGGTGTTCCTCGCCGTGACGCCCCTCAG
The nucleotide sequence above comes from Streptomyces sp. NBC_01116. Encoded proteins:
- a CDS encoding thiazolylpeptide-type bacteriocin, giving the protein MSKILESVDADAMFDSFDIEELGTMELADGVALPEMGASKGDFTCCSSSSSSCC
- a CDS encoding thiazolylpeptide-type bacteriocin codes for the protein MRSTLETMDADAMFDSFDIEELNTMEIADGVALPEMAASSLPVTCCSSSSSSCCCC
- a CDS encoding bifunctional 3-(3-hydroxy-phenyl)propionate/3-hydroxycinnamic acid hydroxylase translates to MNGISGSRGRGAGAPEADVLVVGYGPVGQVLSILLAQYGWRVVVVERYPEPYSLPRAVAFDAEAARTLDAVGVAGRIGDITEPSQDYVVSDAAGRQLMRIGLGGSDGTGRPDSTSVYQPGLEAALAARGGELPTLRVHRGLRAVELTGSDSVAELVAEEEHGRERRTFTASWVVGCDGAGSFVRRSLGVGWADSGFALDWLACDVVPDRPEDFPPSNLQIADPARPRVAVSCGPGRRRWEFMRMPGEDRAEFGTEENAWRLLSMFSARPDNVTLTRHATYTFRARNAEHWRRGRVLLAGDAAHQMPPFAGQGMCSGFRDAANLAWKLDLVLGGRAGEALLDSYEQERRAHVQHAIDLSVRLGRLICVTDPAAAADRDRAMTARPSGPARPSGPARPPGPARPSGPLGEHLAEGFLADGGPPAGELAGRMRLTGPDGPGPADSVLGPGFVLLCRENVADALSPTARETLRLVSGRMVTVLPADAETDTAPGPDTVLDTDGRCLAWLDSIPAGAVLVRPDRYVFGAARDADGLTALFTDVRRRLRPATGRPDAAAESA
- a CDS encoding thiazolylpeptide-type bacteriocin, which gives rise to MSMAIEAMNADALFDSFDIEELDTVEVADGVALPEMGASTGNTMCCSSSSSSCC